A region of Elusimicrobiota bacterium DNA encodes the following proteins:
- a CDS encoding YfhO family protein: protein MAAVSIVLLFLIFVLHFKTILMFGLFSAQQAGVNDITKMYFPARFFFGNSLYTGEFPLWNNNIFLGFPIHAEGQGGFLYPLNILFAIFPQWIAYNYVYVLHIFFAGFFMYLFVKEVKLKKISAVLAAVIFCLSGFFACHAEHMNLLNSCIWIPLGFLFIIRKKYLLLSAIFALQLLSGFPQIGYYTGIVLFFWLLFNTRKIKDILNFLLSAVFAIEIAFCQVLPTIELIPHSIRTKGVVSADMFSWGYYVKDLLLFIYPYIFGNPVRGTYRYYHSILYENCAFVGIMTLLLVIIGFIKNKKEKFVKFFYGIVIGIILFLLVFPLISKLVSYIPCFNFFRLPQRFLVFVAFSLAIVSASGFQTLKRFKIIVFSIILLELINFGFDFNKVLNLNYFLPPASVKFLRNDKENPKVLVIDDSKKAWIRNYILSTQPETNYISQKSYLNYLPANINTIFNISSINIYSPLAPVNESEYLKLAKSTVKYIFSSSVLNDRRLVLVEKIYLPLFLPELKIYCNNDYISHAIFVDKKTQKKLPLQFLQYQDSKIEIEKDINKDGTIILSDYNYPGWRVFVDGLPARIKETDVLTRAVSVNPNSKKIVFIFMPVSFTIGILVSIFSILFFSRKIYKPRPLPEIKREGCVKNNGERAE from the coding sequence GTTATTTTTAATTTTTGTTTTGCATTTCAAAACAATTTTAATGTTCGGACTATTTTCAGCCCAGCAAGCTGGTGTCAATGATATTACAAAGATGTATTTCCCTGCACGTTTTTTCTTTGGTAATTCTCTGTATACAGGTGAATTTCCACTGTGGAATAATAATATATTTTTAGGTTTTCCTATTCATGCGGAAGGGCAGGGTGGCTTTCTTTATCCACTAAATATTCTTTTTGCGATTTTTCCGCAGTGGATTGCGTATAATTATGTATATGTTTTGCATATTTTTTTTGCAGGATTTTTTATGTACCTTTTTGTAAAAGAAGTAAAACTTAAAAAAATATCCGCAGTTTTAGCGGCAGTTATTTTCTGCCTTTCAGGTTTTTTTGCCTGCCATGCTGAACATATGAATTTATTAAATTCATGTATATGGATTCCATTAGGGTTTCTATTTATCATAAGAAAAAAGTATCTACTCTTGTCTGCCATTTTTGCGTTACAATTGTTATCAGGTTTCCCACAAATTGGGTATTATACCGGAATAGTTTTATTTTTCTGGTTGTTATTTAATACAAGAAAAATTAAAGATATACTTAATTTTCTATTATCGGCTGTTTTTGCAATTGAGATTGCGTTTTGCCAGGTTTTGCCTACGATTGAACTTATTCCACACTCTATACGGACTAAAGGTGTTGTATCTGCGGATATGTTTTCTTGGGGCTATTATGTAAAAGACCTTTTGTTATTTATTTATCCTTATATATTTGGTAATCCTGTACGAGGTACTTACAGATATTATCATAGCATTTTATATGAGAATTGTGCGTTTGTCGGAATTATGACACTTTTGCTGGTGATTATCGGATTTATAAAAAATAAAAAAGAAAAATTTGTCAAATTTTTTTATGGAATTGTTATCGGTATAATTCTCTTTTTACTTGTATTCCCGTTAATTTCCAAATTGGTTTCGTATATACCCTGCTTCAATTTTTTTCGTTTACCACAGCGTTTTCTGGTTTTTGTCGCATTTTCGCTTGCTATAGTTTCAGCATCCGGATTTCAGACACTAAAAAGATTTAAAATAATAGTTTTTTCAATCATTCTTTTAGAACTGATAAACTTTGGTTTTGATTTTAATAAGGTATTGAATCTGAACTATTTTTTACCACCTGCTTCAGTCAAGTTCTTAAGAAACGATAAAGAAAATCCAAAAGTTTTAGTGATAGATGATAGCAAGAAAGCGTGGATTAGAAACTATATTCTATCTACACAACCGGAAACCAATTATATATCGCAAAAAAGTTATCTGAACTATTTACCAGCAAATATAAATACAATTTTTAATATCAGTTCTATAAATATTTATTCACCACTTGCACCAGTTAACGAGTCAGAGTATTTAAAACTTGCTAAATCAACGGTAAAATATATTTTCTCATCATCTGTATTGAATGATAGAAGATTGGTATTGGTTGAAAAAATTTATTTACCGTTGTTTCTACCGGAATTGAAAATTTATTGCAATAACGATTATATTTCACACGCTATTTTTGTAGATAAAAAAACACAAAAAAAATTGCCTTTACAGTTTTTACAATATCAAGATAGTAAAATAGAAATAGAAAAAGATATAAATAAAGATGGCACAATTATTCTTTCGGATTATAACTATCCAGGCTGGCGAGTTTTTGTTGATGGTTTACCAGCACGAATAAAAGAAACAGATGTTTTAACCCGTGCTGTAAGTGTCAACCCCAACTCCAAAAAAATAGTTTTTATTTTTATGCCAGTATCTTTTACAATCGGAATTTTGGTTTCCATATTTTCAATTTTATTTTTCAGCAGAAAAATTTATAAACCCCGCCCCCTTCCTGAAATAAAACGAGAAGGATGCGTGAAAAACAATGGAGAAAGAGCTGAGTGA